The genomic region CCGGCGCGCCTTCCATGCTGGCGAGCCGCGCGAAGCGCCCGACGACTTTACCGATTCCGAAAAGACCGCATGGCTTATGGCATGGGATGCCGAGGCCGACGCTATGGAGGCCGCAGCACAATGAGCGCACTTCCCCTTGGGCTTGATGAGCCCCGTATCATCCGCGTGATTGATCTCGAAACTTCTGGACTTCCCGATGATGAGGGCGCCGAGATTGTGGAGGTCGGTTTTGTCGATGTCCTGCTCGACAACCTCTCGATCGTTCGGCAATGGTCGACGCTGGTGAAGCCCTCCAAGCCCATCACCCCGAAGACCATGGCGGTCCACCACATCACGAACGAGGAAGTGGCCGAAGCTCCGGCGTTCGCCCAGGTGATGCCCTATATCAGCAAGGGCTTATCCGAGCATGACCTGTTCTGCGCCCACAACGCGAAGTTCGAGCGTCACTTCCTGAGCATGTTCGGACACCGTTGGGTCTGC from Pelagibacterium sp. 26DY04 harbors:
- a CDS encoding exonuclease domain-containing protein encodes the protein MSALPLGLDEPRIIRVIDLETSGLPDDEGAEIVEVGFVDVLLDNLSIVRQWSTLVKPSKPITPKTMAVHHITNEEVAEAPAFAQVMPYISKGLSEHDLFCAHNAKFERHFLSMFGHRWVCTHKSAMSIWPDFESHSNQACRYELGLSLDKTLAEPPHRALPDAYVTAHILIECLKHRRALDLVAITESPVLLRTVTFGKHRGKSYEELARTDRGYLEWMSRQDMDEDVRHTVKHWLGR